One Candidatus Nitronauta litoralis genomic window, TTGGCCATCATGGTGATCGCCATGGCCATCCCGCCTCCTCCAAGTTTCATGACCAGCATGTAAATGGCAATGCTGTTCAGCCAGTCACCCAGCTCAGACACTACCTGCCCGTACCACAGGTTCCGAAACCCCGGGTTGGTTTTCAACAGGGTGAAATAACTGGGGGCCTTGGGGGAGTTCATGTGTTGGGTGAGCCAGATGCAGGGGGAACAGGATATGAAGCGAAAATTATAGCATGCGCAAGAGGAGAGCTGATTTTTTACAGGCAGGAACCTTCATTAATTTTCGATGCAGGATGTGGTAAACTTTTCCATCTTTATAATTGATGAGCCTATGAACGATAACGCAGAGAATTCAGTCCATCAGGAAGTATTGAGCGAAGTCGAAGAGGAACAACGGGAGAAACTTGGCCGTCGTATCTGTTTCTGGCTGGCGCTCGTAGTTTCAATTGTTGCAGCATTTTTTTATTTCCATAACAACCCTCAGGAATCTGAAGAGGTTCAGCGAATGCGTCTCTATTTTAAAGAGAACAAACGCACCGTGATGGAATTCCTGCGATTACCTCACGATAAGCTGGAAGCCTTTGCAAAGAAGCAAAACCATCCTTTTTTTATGTCCTTTGTGAAAGCCTCCGTCAATGAAAAAGGCCGTATAAAAGCCATGATCCACAACTCGGTGGACTACTCCCCAAATCAATACTGGTTTAACCTGTTTTTCCTCTGGATGCTGGTTTTTCTGGGTGTCTGGTTTATTGCCTTGATGGCTCAAGCCGTGCTCATACAGGTCAAGAGGAATTCCAGGGTTACCTGAGCCGGGTTATTAATTCAGGAGTTCAGTTGGATGAGCATGGATCAAATCCGGTTGAGTATTTTTATCGGTGTTTTCTTGCTGATGCTCGTCCTGGAACAGTTTATTCAACGCCATCCCACAGTCGACTCCAAAGCCAGGCGTCTGGCTATCAATCTTGGGCTGACACTCCTCAATACGGGGCTGGTGAAACTGATTTTTGGTGCCGCCGCGGCAGGGGTTGCGGCTTATGCCCAGTCAAAAGGGTGGGGGCTGCTCAACATTCTTAATGTCCCGGCCGGGCTCAATATTCTTATATCGGTTATCGTCCTTGATTTTTCCATATACTGGCAGCACGTGCTGGTGCATACCGTACCGTTGTTCTGGCGATTCCATATAGTGCATCATTCCGACCTTGACCTGGATGTCTCCTCCGGTTTCCGGTTTCATCCTTTGGAAATCGTTTTTTCAATGCTTTATAAAATGCTGGTGGTCCTTTTGCTGGGACCTTCTGTCATCGGTGTTGTGGTGTTTGAAGCGATTTTAAATGGTATGGCCCAGTTTTCTCATTCGAATATCACCCTGCCTCTGGGGCTGGACCGAGCCCTGCGTTATTTATTGGTAACGCCTGACATGCACCGGATTCATCATTCGGTTGAGCGTGATGAAACGGATTCCAATTATGGGTTCAATCTTTCTATCTGGGACCGTTGGTTTGGAACTTACAATGATCATGGGAGAAAACCGCAGCCTGAAATCGACATCGGTGTACCGCAATTTCGAAAACCCAACGAGGTGTCCTTTGGTAAACTGATTTCCATGCCCGTTCAGGTTCGATTTAGTCAGCCGAATTGAATTTACTTTTGCAGGAATTTCTTTTTTTGTCACCGAATGCTGGTAAAATTGAGAGATGACTTCAATTCGATATTACCTGATTTGTATTTTTCTGATTCTTGGTTTGACGCTGGTGATCAGTTGGGTCCGGCAAACTCGTACACGAAAAGAATTTTTGCAGATTATGGTGTGGGTTACGGTAAGTTTGATTGGCTCTTTTATTCTGCTTATGGGTTTCAGCGAATTGCTGGTGTTTCTGGATATCGCGGAATCCGGTTTTCTTTGAGCACTGAATCAGGTTGTTCACTACCTTGTCTTCAAGGAACAAATCTTAAGGCTCCCCGGTTCAAACCCTGGAAAGAGTGAGGATAGACCTTGGGTATCGATACAAATGCATTGGAGTTTTCACCCTCCATGATCCTGGTGATCATTCTGGCCTTTTTTGGTCTGTCATTTTTTATGGGGATGCTGGTCCATTCTTCAATAATGTATGAGGACAAGAAGGGTATGGACCGAAACAGTAAGAAGGCCTGGGTTCTGTGTATGGTCGCAGGCTTGGGAATCACGTCCTGGATGTTCGGCTACGGGTATTACGTGAACTTTATAAGGTAGGCAGGTTATCCCGCGAGAATGTCGATCAGTCGCTGGCATTCGTTTTTATAAGAGACGATTTCAGATTTTTCCTGATCGTCCAGATCGTCCGTCATATTCTCTTCAAGTAATTCGATGCAATCGTTCAGTCCGCCTGCTGCGATATCGACCTCGTGTTCTGCAAGTGCGTAGATGGAGGGGTTCTGTTTGAGTTTTTCAAACACCCGCATGTACTTCACCTTGTAACCCAGGATTTCGTTTTTTTTCGATTCCTTGATCGGGTTTTTGAGCTCGATATTCATATCGGAGATTGCGTCGTTGAGCGCCATCAATATGGTTTCGATGTCTTTGGCGTTAATCAGCGCAAGGGATTTCATGGATGTCCTTTCGGAAACTTTTCAAAGTAAAGATATTGATGCACAAAGAGCCCTTTTGAAAAATGGGCTGCTTTGGATTCAATTGTTGTATGTTGAGCTCGCCATAACTTCATAAGTTTCAAGGGTTTGCTCTTGCTAAGGGGGCTGCCTGAAAGTTTCGATCTGGGGAGCACCTTTCACTCATTATACAACAAATGTGAAATCTCTTGGCAATGCTAAAACCCCAATCTACCCGAAAAATTTAAACAAACTACGGTCGGTCAGGTGTTGATGGTTTCCGTTATTCACTATTCCAGAATAGCCTGTTTCGAGTGAGCCTGATGAATATCTCTTAAGGTTTTCGAATAAAAAACCGGGTCCCAAAAGGACCCGGTTTCACACTGCAAGTTTAGAGCTTTTAATTGATTTTAATTCGCTGAGTTTTTGGTTTAACTTCCTCTTTTTTGGGCAGGTGTATATTCAGGATGCCTTCCTCCAGCTTGGCGGAGATCTGATCCTGATCGACATGGTCTCCCAGACGGAAGCTCCTTTCAAAACTGCGGCGCACAAATTCACGCATCTTGAATTCTGATTTGTCCTCTTCTGTTTTTTCTTCGTGGTTTCCGCGAAGTGTCAGGACGTCGTCGTTAACTTCCAGATGGACCTCATCCTCTTTCCAACCCGGGACAACGGCTGACATGTGGTAGCCGTGTTCGTCTTCACTGACGTTGACCTTTAAGTCTCCTGCCGGGTTTCCATAAAACGGGTCCTTGAGGCCTTTCGGAAAAAAGCCTTCGTTTCCAAAGAAATCGCTCAAAAAATGTTTTGGTTCATAAGTTACAAGTGTCATGGCAAACCTCCATTAAAATAGTTTTAGAGCATGTTTATAGGGGTCTGCGGGCCCGCGGTATTTCTTCTTCATGCTTCCTGCTAGTAAATAAAACTGAAAATTTGGGGCGTCAAGCCACAGCGGAAAATAATTTTCTGGGGGAGGGGACTGTAAAAAGAAAAGTTAAGGAGTGTGCCAGGTGTCGACTCCGGTAGTGCCGCGTTCCAGGTTTTTCATCCTGCCAAACGCATTTTCATAAATATCAAATCCCATGTAGCTTAGCTTTTCCTTGGCTTTGTCGGAAAGTTTTCCGGTGGACCACATTTCAATGCCGTCAATTGTCCCTGCAATTTCAGGGTATTGTTCGACCAGTTCGGTGGCCAGGTTTGCCAATTGCTCTGACCAGACTTCATAGTCGCAGATAAATGGCATGAATAAATTTCCTTCCCGGGTCACACCCAAAGGAAAGCGTCGGATGATGACGATTCTTTCAATTTCCATCA contains:
- a CDS encoding sterol desaturase family protein encodes the protein MSMDQIRLSIFIGVFLLMLVLEQFIQRHPTVDSKARRLAINLGLTLLNTGLVKLIFGAAAAGVAAYAQSKGWGLLNILNVPAGLNILISVIVLDFSIYWQHVLVHTVPLFWRFHIVHHSDLDLDVSSGFRFHPLEIVFSMLYKMLVVLLLGPSVIGVVVFEAILNGMAQFSHSNITLPLGLDRALRYLLVTPDMHRIHHSVERDETDSNYGFNLSIWDRWFGTYNDHGRKPQPEIDIGVPQFRKPNEVSFGKLISMPVQVRFSQPN
- a CDS encoding Hsp20/alpha crystallin family protein, giving the protein MTLVTYEPKHFLSDFFGNEGFFPKGLKDPFYGNPAGDLKVNVSEDEHGYHMSAVVPGWKEDEVHLEVNDDVLTLRGNHEEKTEEDKSEFKMREFVRRSFERSFRLGDHVDQDQISAKLEEGILNIHLPKKEEVKPKTQRIKIN